Proteins from one Mesorhizobium sp. M9A.F.Ca.ET.002.03.1.2 genomic window:
- a CDS encoding sarcosine oxidase subunit gamma, with amino-acid sequence MVERQSPLELELRTGSHGDFEHGIDVILSETRPGSILQLAAWPGQEKKLIAAIRTVTGLALPDGAGAGSTDGVRSVFGFAPGKFTVVDEAEGLVPAFANVVTPAIGTVTDLSHGRTAIRIAGPKAEWVLAKFFAIDFALPAFPVGAGRSTVHHDVFAQIQRTGADQFDIYVFRSFARSFWKALCHASEEVGYEVQ; translated from the coding sequence ATGGTTGAGCGTCAATCACCGCTTGAGCTGGAATTGCGCACCGGCTCGCACGGCGATTTTGAGCACGGCATCGACGTCATCCTCTCCGAAACCAGGCCGGGATCGATCCTGCAGCTCGCTGCCTGGCCGGGCCAGGAGAAGAAGCTGATCGCCGCTATCCGCACCGTTACCGGCCTTGCCCTGCCCGATGGCGCCGGCGCCGGCAGCACCGACGGCGTAAGGTCGGTGTTCGGCTTCGCGCCGGGAAAATTCACCGTGGTCGACGAGGCCGAGGGCCTGGTGCCGGCCTTTGCCAACGTCGTTACCCCGGCCATCGGCACGGTGACCGACCTGTCGCACGGCCGCACCGCGATCCGCATCGCCGGACCGAAGGCCGAATGGGTGCTGGCGAAATTCTTCGCCATCGACTTCGCGCTGCCGGCCTTCCCGGTCGGTGCCGGTCGCTCGACCGTGCATCACGACGTCTTCGCGCAGATCCAGCGCACCGGCGCCGACCAGTTCGACATCTACGTGTTCCGCTCATTTGCGCGCTCGTTCTGGAAGGCGCTCTGTCACGCCAGCGAGGAAGTCGGCTACGAAGTGCAGTAG
- a CDS encoding NAD(P)H-dependent oxidoreductase yields the protein MRVLVVYCHPVPESFCASIRDCAIEVMKARGWEVRLLDLYAENFDPVMGCGERRSYNERAPQDPALKPHIDHLNWAQAILFIYPTWWYGLPAMLKGWLDRVWATDVAFRLPAGKGRIESLMRHVTKIGVITTCGAPTWWSVVVGQPGRKTILRGMRALCATRCRTFFLAHYLMDASTPRSRAAFLAKVRAKLERF from the coding sequence ATGCGGGTTCTGGTGGTCTACTGCCATCCGGTCCCCGAGAGCTTTTGCGCCTCGATCCGAGACTGCGCCATCGAGGTGATGAAGGCGAGGGGCTGGGAGGTGCGGCTGCTCGACCTCTATGCGGAGAATTTCGATCCGGTCATGGGCTGCGGAGAGCGACGCTCCTACAATGAGCGTGCCCCGCAGGACCCGGCGCTCAAGCCGCACATCGATCACCTCAACTGGGCCCAGGCAATCCTCTTCATCTATCCGACCTGGTGGTACGGGCTGCCGGCAATGCTGAAGGGCTGGCTCGACCGGGTCTGGGCGACCGACGTCGCCTTCCGGCTGCCCGCGGGCAAGGGACGGATCGAGTCGCTGATGAGGCATGTGACGAAGATAGGAGTGATCACGACCTGCGGCGCGCCGACCTGGTGGAGCGTCGTCGTCGGCCAGCCTGGGCGCAAGACAATCCTGCGCGGCATGCGGGCACTGTGCGCAACCCGCTGCAGGACGTTCTTCCTGGCGCACTATCTCATGGACGCATCGACGCCCCGGAGCCGAGCTGCTTTCCTTGCGAAAGTGCGGGCGAAACTGGAGCGGTTTTGA
- a CDS encoding FAD-dependent oxidoreductase, translating into MTALPQKTLPTRAIPAKAIPSKARAVIIGGGVSGCSVAYHLAELGWTDIVLLERKQLTSGTTWHAAGLIGQLRGSQNMTRLAKYSADLYVKLEAETDVGTGMRQVGSITVALTEERKHEIYRQASLARAFDIDVREISPSEVKQMYPHLNVSDVVGAVHLPLDGQCDPANIAMALAKGARQRGATIAENVKVTKVHAKDGRVTGVSWAQGEEQGTIEADIVVNCAGMWARELGRQNGVTIPLHACEHFYLVTEPIPGLSRLPVLRVPDECAYYKEDAGKMMLGAFEPVAKPWGMDGIPEDFCFDQLPEDFEHFEPILEMGVNRMPMLASAGIHTFFNGPESFTPDDRYYLGEAPEFSGYWMATGYNSIGIVSSGGAGMALAQWINDGEAPFDLWEVDIRRAQPFQKNRRYLKERVSETLGLLYADHFPYRQMATSRNIRRSPLHEHLKARGAVFGEVAGWERANWFARPGEEREYRYSWKRQNWFDNQRDEHLTVRNGVGLFDMTSFGKIRVEGRDAQRFLQRLCANDMDVAPGKIVYTQMLNQRGGIESDLTVSRLSETAYFLVVPGATLQRDLAWLRKHLADEFVVITDVTAAEAVLCLMGPDSRKLIQKLSPNDFSNETNPFGTFQEVEIGMGLARAHRVTYVGELGWELYVSTDQAAHVFEAIAEAGANVGLKLCGLHTLDSCRIEKAFRHFGHDITDEDNVLEAGLSFAVKTAKGNFLGRDAVLKKKEAGLSRRLVQFRLKDPEPLLFHNEAILRDGKIVGPITSGNYGHHLGGAVGLGYVPCQGESEADVLSSSYEIEIAGERFAAEVSLKPMYDPKADRVRM; encoded by the coding sequence ATGACCGCCCTGCCCCAAAAGACCCTTCCGACCAGGGCCATTCCTGCCAAGGCCATTCCCAGCAAGGCAAGGGCCGTCATCATTGGCGGCGGCGTCTCCGGCTGTTCGGTCGCCTATCACCTGGCCGAGCTCGGCTGGACCGACATCGTGCTGCTCGAACGCAAGCAGCTGACATCAGGCACGACTTGGCATGCCGCCGGCCTGATCGGCCAGTTGCGCGGTTCGCAGAACATGACGCGGCTGGCGAAATATTCGGCCGACCTCTACGTCAAGCTGGAGGCCGAGACCGATGTCGGCACCGGCATGCGCCAGGTCGGCTCGATCACCGTGGCGCTGACCGAGGAGCGCAAGCACGAGATTTACAGGCAGGCGTCGCTCGCCCGCGCGTTCGATATCGATGTACGCGAGATTTCCCCAAGCGAAGTCAAGCAGATGTACCCGCATCTGAATGTTTCCGATGTGGTCGGCGCCGTGCATCTGCCACTCGACGGCCAGTGCGACCCGGCCAACATCGCCATGGCGCTGGCCAAGGGCGCGCGCCAGCGCGGTGCGACGATCGCCGAGAACGTGAAGGTCACCAAGGTCCACGCCAAGGATGGCCGCGTGACCGGCGTATCCTGGGCGCAAGGCGAGGAACAAGGCACCATCGAGGCCGACATCGTCGTCAACTGCGCCGGCATGTGGGCACGCGAGCTCGGGCGCCAGAACGGCGTCACCATCCCGCTGCACGCCTGCGAGCATTTCTATCTCGTCACCGAGCCGATCCCCGGCCTTTCCCGGCTGCCGGTGCTGCGCGTGCCGGACGAATGTGCCTACTACAAGGAGGACGCCGGCAAGATGATGCTCGGCGCCTTCGAGCCGGTGGCGAAACCCTGGGGCATGGACGGCATTCCTGAAGATTTCTGCTTCGACCAGTTGCCCGAGGATTTCGAGCATTTCGAGCCGATTCTCGAAATGGGCGTCAACCGTATGCCGATGCTGGCCAGTGCCGGCATTCACACCTTCTTCAACGGTCCCGAGAGTTTTACGCCTGATGATCGCTACTATCTCGGCGAGGCGCCGGAGTTTTCCGGCTACTGGATGGCGACCGGCTACAATTCGATCGGCATCGTTTCCTCCGGCGGCGCCGGCATGGCCCTTGCGCAATGGATCAACGATGGCGAGGCGCCTTTCGACCTCTGGGAGGTCGATATCCGCCGCGCCCAGCCATTCCAGAAGAACCGCCGCTACCTCAAGGAGCGCGTCTCCGAGACGCTCGGCCTGCTCTACGCCGATCATTTTCCGTATCGCCAGATGGCGACCTCGCGGAACATAAGACGTTCCCCACTCCACGAACATCTGAAGGCGCGCGGCGCGGTGTTCGGCGAGGTGGCCGGCTGGGAGCGCGCCAACTGGTTCGCTAGGCCCGGCGAGGAGCGCGAATACCGCTATTCATGGAAGCGGCAGAACTGGTTCGATAACCAACGCGACGAACATCTGACGGTCCGGAACGGCGTCGGCCTGTTCGACATGACCTCGTTCGGCAAGATCCGCGTCGAGGGCCGCGACGCTCAGCGCTTCCTGCAGAGGCTTTGCGCCAACGACATGGACGTGGCGCCGGGCAAGATCGTCTACACCCAGATGCTCAACCAGCGCGGCGGCATCGAGAGCGACCTCACCGTCTCGCGTCTGTCTGAAACGGCCTACTTTCTTGTCGTGCCGGGCGCCACGCTGCAGCGCGACCTCGCTTGGCTAAGAAAACATCTCGCCGATGAATTCGTCGTCATCACCGATGTGACGGCGGCCGAAGCCGTGCTCTGCCTGATGGGACCGGATTCGAGGAAGCTGATTCAGAAGCTGAGCCCGAACGATTTCTCCAACGAAACCAATCCGTTCGGGACGTTTCAGGAGGTAGAAATCGGCATGGGACTGGCCCGCGCCCACCGCGTCACCTATGTCGGCGAGCTCGGCTGGGAGCTCTATGTCTCGACTGACCAGGCAGCCCATGTCTTCGAAGCGATCGCCGAGGCCGGCGCGAATGTCGGCCTGAAACTTTGCGGCCTGCACACGCTGGATTCCTGCCGCATCGAAAAGGCCTTCCGCCATTTCGGCCACGACATCACCGACGAGGACAATGTGCTGGAAGCCGGGCTCAGTTTTGCTGTGAAGACCGCGAAGGGCAATTTTCTCGGCCGCGATGCGGTGCTGAAAAAGAAGGAGGCCGGCCTGTCACGCCGGCTGGTCCAGTTCCGCCTGAAGGACCCGGAGCCGTTGCTCTTTCACAATGAGGCGATCCTGCGCGATGGCAAGATCGTCGGCCCGATCACCTCGGGCAATTACGGCCACCATCTCGGCGGCGCCGTCGGCCTTGGCTACGTGCCGTGCCAGGGCGAGAGCGAGGCGGATGTGCTGTCGTCGTCCTACGAGATCGAGATCGCCGGCGAGCGCTTCGCCGCGGAAGTGTCGCTGAAGCCGATGTACGATCCGAAGGCGGACCGGGTGAGGATGTAG
- a CDS encoding pyridoxal phosphate-dependent aminotransferase: MPRPSSRISGIVPSGKDGWEVHFAAWTRREAGEDIIVLSVGDHDFDTPAQTIEACVMAVRASNHHYTPLPGIPRLRNAMAAASTLCTGVATNPDQVIATPGGQAALYAAVQAVLDQGDHAIVVAPYYATYPNTFSAAGADFTVVETPAEDGFQPRAADIRAALRPNTRAILINTPNNPTGAVYSRERLEELARICREHDLWLLSDEVYWTLGGGEHISPRSLPGMAERTLIINSMSKSHGMTGWRMGWLTGPEEMISLLTNLNLVTTYGLPAFISLACAEALENGYGVKEIADRYAARRTVVLDAMRGMNDVTVRGSEGGMYVMLDISALEPDDEKFAWALLDKEKVGVMPGSSFGEAAAGHIRVSLCQPEAVLLEAALRLRRFASSYRREAA, from the coding sequence ATGCCCAGACCATCATCGCGCATTTCCGGCATCGTGCCTTCCGGCAAGGACGGCTGGGAGGTTCATTTCGCCGCCTGGACGCGCAGGGAGGCTGGCGAGGACATCATCGTGCTGTCGGTCGGCGACCATGATTTCGATACGCCGGCGCAGACGATCGAAGCTTGCGTGATGGCGGTTCGCGCCAGCAATCACCACTACACCCCCCTGCCGGGCATTCCGCGCCTGCGCAACGCAATGGCGGCGGCCTCAACCCTCTGCACCGGCGTTGCCACCAACCCCGACCAGGTCATCGCCACGCCAGGCGGACAGGCAGCGCTGTATGCGGCGGTGCAAGCCGTTCTCGACCAGGGCGACCATGCCATCGTGGTCGCGCCCTATTACGCGACCTATCCCAACACGTTCAGTGCGGCGGGCGCCGATTTCACTGTGGTCGAAACGCCTGCCGAGGACGGTTTTCAGCCGCGGGCTGCCGATATCCGCGCAGCCCTTCGGCCGAACACGCGCGCCATCCTCATCAACACGCCGAACAACCCGACGGGTGCGGTCTATTCGCGAGAGCGGCTGGAGGAGCTGGCGCGGATCTGCCGGGAGCATGACCTCTGGCTGTTGTCGGACGAGGTCTATTGGACGCTTGGCGGCGGCGAGCACATCTCGCCGCGTTCGCTGCCCGGCATGGCGGAACGCACGCTGATCATCAATTCCATGTCCAAGAGCCACGGCATGACCGGCTGGCGCATGGGCTGGCTGACCGGACCCGAAGAGATGATCTCGCTGCTGACCAACCTCAATCTGGTGACGACCTACGGCCTGCCGGCCTTCATCAGCCTCGCTTGCGCCGAGGCGCTCGAAAACGGCTACGGCGTCAAGGAGATTGCCGATCGCTATGCCGCAAGGCGCACCGTCGTCCTCGATGCCATGCGCGGCATGAACGACGTCACCGTGCGCGGCTCCGAAGGCGGCATGTATGTCATGCTCGACATATCGGCTCTCGAGCCTGACGACGAGAAATTCGCCTGGGCGCTCCTCGACAAGGAAAAGGTCGGCGTGATGCCGGGCTCGAGCTTCGGCGAGGCCGCCGCCGGCCACATCCGCGTCAGCCTCTGCCAGCCGGAGGCGGTACTTTTGGAAGCCGCCCTTCGCCTGCGCCGCTTCGCGTCCAGCTATCGCCGTGAGGCCGCATGA
- a CDS encoding FAD-dependent oxidoreductase, with product MAGLPTTARVVIIGGGVVGASSLYHLAKAGWTDCLLLEKNELTSGSTWHAAGNVPTFSSSWSLMNMQRYSTELYRGLADAVGYPMNYHVTGSLRLAHTAERMQEFQRAKGMGRYQGMDIDVVGLDEIKRRYPFIETHELKGALYDPSDGDIDPAQLTQALAKGARDMGAKIIRFCPVSGVRRDKDEWVVETAQGEIRCEIVVNAAGYRAAEVGRMFGRDVPMMVMSHQYILFEEIPELAAWTKEQGRKLPLLRDVDTSYYLRQEKNGMNLGPYERNCRAHWVGHNDPMPDDFSFQLFPDDLDRLEDYLADAVARVPILGTAGLSKVINGPIPYAPDGNPLIGPMPGVPNAFEACVFTFGIAQGGGAGKVLAEWVTEGQTEWDMWSCDPRRFTAFAAAPDYCVDKGMEIYGNEYAIQFPRHAWPAGRDRKLSPIHDRIKALGACFDAYNGWERATWYAQADDDISEEATLTFRRDGPWQHRVREECLAVRDAAGILDLPGFSRFNLDGPGAAEWLSRQVTGLVPKPGRIGLVYFADDEGRIVTEMSVVRHDENLMTLITAAVAQWHDFAWLESRMPKNASFTLIDRTEEYSTQILAGPNSRKILADVCIADLALPWLTHQETTIAGRWARLVRVSFAGELGWEIHTKVDDTATVFDAVWAAGQKHGLKPFGMYALDSLRLEKAYRAWKGDLSTDYSILQGGLERFVKWDKPDFRGKAALQNEKQQGVKKRFVTLVIENPGDCDAPYMSTLWHDDRIVGETTSGGWGHRIDKSIALGMLRADLAEPGTTVDVEIFGERFKAVVQKDEPLWDPKNERLRA from the coding sequence ATGGCCGGTTTGCCGACCACGGCACGTGTGGTGATCATCGGAGGCGGTGTCGTCGGCGCCTCCTCGCTCTATCATCTCGCCAAGGCGGGCTGGACCGATTGCCTGCTTCTGGAAAAGAACGAGCTGACCTCCGGCTCGACCTGGCATGCCGCCGGCAACGTGCCGACCTTCTCCTCCTCGTGGTCGCTGATGAACATGCAGCGCTATTCGACGGAGCTCTATCGCGGGCTGGCCGACGCGGTCGGCTATCCCATGAACTACCATGTCACCGGCTCGCTCAGGCTCGCCCATACGGCCGAGCGCATGCAGGAGTTCCAGCGCGCCAAGGGCATGGGCCGCTACCAGGGCATGGACATCGATGTGGTCGGGCTCGATGAGATCAAGCGCCGCTACCCGTTCATCGAAACGCATGAATTGAAAGGCGCGCTCTACGATCCGAGCGACGGCGATATCGACCCGGCGCAGTTGACCCAGGCGCTGGCCAAGGGCGCCCGCGACATGGGTGCGAAGATCATCCGCTTCTGCCCGGTCAGCGGCGTGCGCCGCGACAAGGACGAGTGGGTGGTCGAGACGGCGCAAGGCGAGATCCGCTGCGAGATCGTCGTCAACGCCGCCGGCTACCGCGCGGCCGAAGTCGGCAGGATGTTCGGCCGCGACGTACCGATGATGGTGATGAGCCATCAATACATCCTGTTCGAGGAGATCCCCGAACTCGCCGCCTGGACCAAGGAACAGGGTAGGAAGCTGCCGCTGCTACGCGATGTCGACACCTCCTACTATCTGCGCCAGGAAAAGAACGGCATGAATCTCGGCCCCTATGAGCGCAACTGCCGTGCGCATTGGGTCGGCCACAATGACCCGATGCCGGATGATTTCTCGTTCCAGCTGTTTCCCGACGATCTCGACCGGCTGGAAGACTATCTGGCCGATGCCGTCGCCCGCGTGCCGATTCTCGGCACCGCCGGCCTGTCCAAGGTCATCAACGGCCCGATCCCCTACGCGCCGGACGGCAACCCGCTGATCGGTCCGATGCCCGGCGTGCCGAACGCCTTCGAGGCCTGCGTCTTCACCTTCGGCATCGCCCAGGGCGGCGGCGCCGGCAAGGTGCTGGCCGAATGGGTGACTGAGGGCCAGACCGAATGGGACATGTGGTCCTGCGATCCGCGCCGTTTCACCGCCTTTGCCGCGGCGCCGGATTACTGCGTCGACAAGGGCATGGAGATCTATGGCAACGAATACGCCATCCAGTTCCCGCGCCATGCCTGGCCGGCCGGGCGCGACCGCAAACTGTCGCCGATCCACGATCGCATCAAGGCGCTCGGCGCCTGCTTCGACGCCTATAATGGCTGGGAGCGCGCCACCTGGTACGCGCAAGCCGACGACGACATTTCGGAAGAAGCCACTTTGACCTTCCGCCGCGACGGGCCGTGGCAGCATCGCGTCCGGGAGGAATGCCTCGCCGTGCGCGACGCTGCCGGCATCCTCGACCTGCCTGGTTTTTCCCGCTTCAACCTCGACGGCCCGGGTGCTGCCGAATGGCTGAGCCGGCAGGTCACCGGCCTGGTGCCGAAACCCGGCCGCATCGGCCTCGTCTATTTTGCCGACGATGAGGGCCGCATCGTTACCGAAATGTCGGTCGTGCGCCACGACGAGAACTTGATGACGCTGATCACCGCCGCCGTGGCGCAGTGGCATGATTTCGCGTGGCTGGAATCGCGCATGCCGAAGAACGCTTCATTCACGCTGATCGACCGGACCGAGGAATACTCCACGCAGATCCTCGCCGGGCCCAATTCGCGAAAAATCCTCGCCGATGTCTGCATCGCCGACCTTGCACTGCCCTGGCTGACGCACCAGGAGACGACAATCGCCGGCCGTTGGGCAAGGTTGGTACGCGTGTCCTTCGCCGGCGAACTCGGCTGGGAAATCCACACCAAGGTTGACGACACCGCTACCGTCTTCGACGCCGTCTGGGCAGCCGGGCAGAAGCATGGCTTGAAGCCGTTCGGCATGTACGCGCTCGATTCGCTGCGGCTCGAAAAAGCCTATCGCGCCTGGAAGGGCGACCTGTCGACCGATTATTCGATCCTGCAGGGTGGGTTGGAGCGCTTCGTCAAATGGGACAAGCCCGATTTCCGCGGCAAGGCGGCGCTGCAAAACGAGAAGCAGCAGGGCGTGAAGAAGCGTTTCGTCACGCTGGTCATCGAAAACCCAGGCGACTGTGACGCCCCTTACATGTCGACACTCTGGCATGACGACCGGATCGTCGGCGAGACGACGTCCGGCGGCTGGGGTCATCGCATCGACAAGTCGATCGCCCTCGGCATGCTGCGCGCCGACCTGGCCGAACCGGGAACCACGGTCGATGTCGAGATCTTCGGCGAGCGCTTCAAGGCGGTCGTGCAGAAGGACGAACCGTTGTGGGATCCGAAGAACGAGAGGCTGCGTGCATGA
- a CDS encoding XRE family transcriptional regulator encodes MALPLAVRSERENVDRLLAGDIRALRRARGLTLAEIGLKLGRSVGWVSQVERGLSIPSLGDLRAFAELFGVPVSLFFSHDVPVENERGVVVRAGSRRTLGTSDSGLVEELLSPDLGGSFEMLRSVFAPGAEMKTEARRPTEEAGYVASGSFDIEISGVWHRLGEGDSFRFDGKPFRWRNPGAEPAVVIWVVSPPVY; translated from the coding sequence ATGGCTTTGCCTCTAGCCGTCAGATCGGAACGGGAAAACGTCGACCGACTGCTGGCCGGCGACATCAGGGCGCTGCGCAGGGCGCGCGGACTGACGCTTGCCGAGATCGGCCTGAAGCTCGGCCGCTCCGTCGGCTGGGTCAGTCAGGTCGAGCGCGGTCTGTCGATACCGTCGCTCGGTGATCTCAGGGCCTTCGCGGAATTGTTCGGCGTGCCGGTCAGCCTGTTCTTCAGCCATGACGTGCCGGTCGAGAACGAGCGCGGCGTGGTCGTGCGCGCCGGCAGCCGCCGAACGCTTGGCACAAGCGATTCCGGCCTGGTGGAGGAGCTTCTGTCGCCCGATCTCGGCGGTAGCTTCGAGATGCTGCGTTCGGTCTTCGCGCCGGGTGCGGAGATGAAGACCGAGGCGCGCCGGCCGACGGAGGAAGCCGGCTATGTCGCTTCCGGCAGCTTCGACATCGAGATATCAGGCGTCTGGCACCGGCTTGGTGAGGGCGACTCCTTTCGCTTCGACGGCAAGCCGTTCCGCTGGCGCAATCCTGGCGCGGAGCCGGCGGTAGTCATCTGGGTGGTTTCGCCACCTGTCTACTGA
- a CDS encoding homocysteine S-methyltransferase family protein, producing the protein MKSVILTDGGMGQELVRRSSSEPTPLWSARVLIDEPDLVRDLHAEFIRAGARVITINTYSATPERLAREGAEELFKPLQKRGIELARQARDQAGDAAIAGCLSPLFGSYAPTLTISFQDTLDIYRRIVAEQAAGVDLFLCETMASAEEARAAVTAASESGKPVWVSWTLADHGTPRLRSGEAIAAAAGALDGLPVAARLINCCRPEAIAAALPEMIGLGGPVGAYANGFTSVEALKHGGTVDVLHARHDLDPDAYAGQAVGWVETGADIVGGCCEVGPPHIAALRDRLEQAGYEISGVA; encoded by the coding sequence ATGAAGTCCGTTATCCTCACAGACGGTGGCATGGGCCAGGAACTGGTACGCCGCAGCAGCTCCGAGCCGACGCCGCTGTGGTCGGCCAGGGTGCTGATCGACGAGCCTGATCTGGTGCGCGACCTGCATGCGGAATTCATCCGGGCCGGTGCCCGCGTCATCACCATCAATACCTATTCCGCAACGCCCGAGCGGCTGGCACGGGAGGGCGCGGAAGAGCTGTTCAAGCCGCTGCAAAAGCGCGGCATAGAACTGGCAAGGCAAGCTCGCGATCAGGCCGGCGACGCGGCGATCGCGGGCTGCCTGTCTCCCCTGTTCGGCAGCTACGCACCGACGCTGACCATTTCCTTCCAGGATACGCTCGACATTTATCGCCGCATCGTTGCCGAACAGGCTGCCGGCGTCGATCTGTTCCTGTGCGAGACCATGGCGTCGGCCGAGGAGGCGCGCGCGGCCGTTACCGCGGCGTCGGAAAGCGGCAAGCCGGTGTGGGTGTCGTGGACGCTCGCCGATCACGGCACGCCGCGCCTGCGCAGCGGCGAAGCCATTGCGGCGGCGGCGGGCGCTCTCGACGGCCTGCCGGTTGCAGCCAGGTTGATCAATTGCTGCCGGCCCGAAGCGATCGCTGCAGCGCTGCCTGAAATGATCGGTCTCGGCGGCCCGGTCGGCGCCTATGCCAACGGCTTCACCTCGGTGGAGGCGCTCAAGCATGGCGGCACCGTGGACGTGCTGCACGCCCGCCACGACCTCGATCCTGATGCCTATGCCGGCCAGGCGGTCGGCTGGGTCGAGACCGGCGCCGACATCGTCGGCGGCTGCTGCGAAGTCGGACCACCCCATATCGCAGCCCTGCGCGACCGGCTCGAACAGGCCGGCTACGAAATTTCGGGAGTAGCATAA
- a CDS encoding nitroreductase, which translates to MLENNTRIAKAIVDEAITSRRSVRAFLPDMVDDETIRAILSVAARAPSGTNMQPWRVYVTKGEVKQRITDAILSSGIRAEKADWDEYRYYPDQFFEPYLSRRRANGFGLYGVLGIGRREVDRMRAQHDRNFVFFDAPVGMIFTIDRRLNKGSWIDYGMFLQNIMVAARGRGLHTCPQAAFAPYHRQIRPVLNIPDEEIVVCGMALGHEDTSKPENEFRTDRAPLEEWVTFTK; encoded by the coding sequence ATGCTGGAAAACAACACGCGGATTGCCAAGGCGATCGTCGACGAGGCGATCACGTCGCGCCGTTCGGTGCGCGCCTTTCTGCCCGACATGGTCGACGATGAGACGATCCGTGCCATTCTCTCCGTTGCGGCGCGTGCACCTTCGGGCACCAACATGCAGCCCTGGCGGGTCTACGTGACCAAGGGCGAGGTCAAGCAGCGGATCACCGACGCAATCTTGAGTTCCGGTATCCGCGCCGAAAAGGCCGATTGGGACGAGTATCGCTACTACCCGGACCAATTCTTCGAACCGTATCTCAGCCGCCGGCGGGCCAACGGCTTCGGCCTCTACGGCGTCCTCGGCATCGGCCGGCGCGAGGTGGACAGGATGCGCGCGCAGCACGACCGCAACTTCGTTTTCTTCGACGCGCCGGTCGGCATGATCTTCACCATCGACCGGCGGCTGAACAAGGGCTCGTGGATCGACTACGGCATGTTCCTGCAGAATATCATGGTGGCGGCACGGGGCAGGGGCCTGCACACCTGTCCGCAGGCCGCCTTTGCGCCCTATCACCGGCAAATCAGGCCAGTGCTCAACATTCCCGACGAGGAGATCGTCGTCTGCGGCATGGCGCTCGGCCATGAGGACACGTCGAAGCCTGAAAATGAATTCCGCACCGACCGCGCGCCGCTGGAAGAGTGGGTTACCTTCACCAAGTGA